In the Devosia sp. SL43 genome, one interval contains:
- a CDS encoding lysine-2,3-aminomutase-like protein, whose protein sequence is MLIKTARDLVDAGLVADATGLDAVAAKYAIGITPAVAALIDADDPTDPIARQFVPSTRELITTPDERADPIGDLTHSPVEGIVHRYPDRVLLKAVHVCPVYCRFCFRREMVGPQGLGTLTGPELDAAVGYVAEHPKIWEVILTGGDPLVLSPRRLRELMERLAAIEHVKIVRFHTRVPVVEPERIDAAMIAALKASGKTTYLAVHANHPREFSQDARAAIGRLVDGGIALISQSVLLRGVNDDVETLAALMKAFVENRVKPYYLHHLDLAPGTSHFRVGIAEGQALVTALRGRISGLAQPTYVLDIPGGHGKADIGAASIVGGDGCFTVRDWQGGEHSYPPKHDI, encoded by the coding sequence GTGCTCATAAAGACCGCCAGGGACTTAGTAGACGCTGGTCTGGTCGCGGATGCGACGGGACTTGATGCCGTGGCCGCGAAATATGCCATCGGCATTACGCCGGCCGTGGCTGCGCTCATCGATGCCGACGATCCGACCGACCCCATCGCCCGACAATTTGTGCCCAGCACGCGCGAACTGATCACCACCCCGGACGAGCGTGCCGACCCGATCGGCGACCTGACGCATTCGCCGGTGGAGGGGATCGTCCATCGCTATCCGGACCGGGTGCTGCTCAAGGCGGTGCATGTGTGTCCGGTCTACTGCCGGTTCTGCTTCCGCCGCGAAATGGTGGGGCCGCAGGGGCTGGGGACGCTGACGGGACCGGAACTGGATGCGGCGGTGGGCTATGTCGCCGAGCATCCGAAAATCTGGGAAGTTATCCTGACAGGCGGTGATCCGCTGGTGCTGTCGCCAAGGCGGTTGCGTGAGCTCATGGAGCGGCTGGCCGCCATCGAACACGTCAAGATCGTTCGGTTTCACACCCGCGTGCCTGTGGTGGAGCCGGAGCGGATCGACGCGGCGATGATTGCGGCACTGAAGGCCAGCGGCAAGACGACCTATCTGGCAGTTCATGCCAACCATCCGCGCGAATTCTCGCAGGATGCACGCGCAGCGATCGGGCGACTGGTGGATGGTGGGATTGCCCTGATCAGCCAATCAGTGCTGCTCCGGGGCGTCAATGACGATGTCGAAACGCTGGCAGCGCTGATGAAGGCTTTCGTCGAGAATCGGGTGAAGCCCTACTACCTGCATCATCTCGACCTGGCGCCGGGAACCAGCCATTTCCGCGTTGGTATCGCGGAAGGGCAGGCACTGGTGACGGCACTGCGCGGACGTATTTCTGGCCTGGCGCAGCCGACCTATGTGCTGGACATTCCTGGTGGGCATGGCAAGGCCGATATCGGGGCGGCGTCGATTGTTGGTGGCGACGGGTGCTTTACCGTGCGCGACTGGCAGGGTGGTGAACACTCATATCCGCCCAAGCACGACATCTGA